The Planococcus donghaensis genome contains a region encoding:
- a CDS encoding class I SAM-dependent methyltransferase — protein MTKLFSSLYDIAMKPLEKTRFEKIRANLVRKAEGRVLEIGYGTGANFRYYTNVERVDAIEPNPEMSKHAKKRIKKSRTTIYTYQEKAEQLSFPNDSFDTVVATLVFCTIPEPEKALEEIRRTSKPGAKILLFEHVKVDQKMVGKTQDALTPVWKKVCDGCHLNRNTLHTLKQSGLIIEKVTPYYGGLFLTIECCNPG, from the coding sequence GTGACTAAATTGTTTTCTTCATTATATGATATAGCGATGAAACCATTGGAAAAAACACGTTTTGAAAAAATTCGAGCAAATCTTGTTCGAAAAGCCGAAGGGCGGGTTTTGGAAATTGGTTACGGAACAGGAGCAAACTTTCGCTATTACACGAATGTAGAACGAGTAGATGCAATCGAACCAAACCCAGAAATGAGTAAACATGCAAAAAAAAGAATCAAAAAATCAAGAACAACTATTTATACGTATCAGGAAAAGGCGGAACAACTTTCATTTCCAAACGATAGTTTTGACACCGTTGTAGCAACGTTGGTGTTTTGTACAATCCCAGAGCCAGAGAAAGCTCTAGAAGAAATTCGGCGTACTAGTAAACCCGGAGCTAAAATTCTACTGTTTGAACATGTGAAAGTGGATCAAAAAATGGTGGGGAAAACGCAAGATGCACTGACACCCGTATGGAAAAAAGTATGTGATGGCTGTCATTTGAATAGAAATACTCTTCATACGTTAAAACAATCAGGTTTAATTATTGAGAAAGTGACGCCTTATTACGGCGGACTGTTTTTAACAATTGAATGTTGTAATCCGGGCTGA
- a CDS encoding Hsp20/alpha crystallin family protein: MRLLPRRQEDFFPSLFENNFELDMFDRFFKEANYPQVDIKDADDHYKVEVDVPGFKKEDISVEYKNGYLQLQGKKEENKEVTENDGHYIRKERSYGSFKRSFYIGEVEQSEISGSFNDGVLMLKVPKSKEDKNKDDGHQILIE; the protein is encoded by the coding sequence ATGAGACTTTTGCCAAGAAGACAAGAAGATTTTTTCCCGAGCCTTTTTGAAAACAACTTTGAATTGGATATGTTTGATCGATTTTTTAAAGAAGCAAATTACCCACAAGTAGACATTAAAGACGCTGATGATCATTATAAAGTGGAAGTTGATGTGCCTGGATTTAAAAAAGAAGACATTTCCGTAGAATACAAAAATGGTTATCTACAACTACAAGGTAAAAAAGAAGAAAATAAAGAAGTAACAGAAAACGATGGCCATTACATTCGAAAAGAACGTTCCTATGGTTCTTTCAAACGTAGTTTCTACATTGGTGAAGTGGAACAAAGTGAGATATCTGGTTCATTCAATGACGGGGTATTAATGTTGAAAGTTCCTAAATCAAAAGAGGATAAAAACAAAGACGATGGCCATCAAATTTTAATCGAATAG
- a CDS encoding RNA polymerase sigma factor, translating to MEKSTDTSLYLRVSEQDKAALEELYDRYEKILFSFLYKMLEDRGLAEEVLQEVFIKIWRGKGVYDESKGKFSSWLFRMAQNTAIDLIRKQKKPTVPIEEASQMVSNDEPVVEQVVWQEKKTQIEMAVQHLSAEQQKMIDLFYFKGHTHETIADMCDIPLGTVKSRIRLALKKLKISLHGLQERGAYDD from the coding sequence ATGGAAAAGAGTACCGATACAAGTTTGTATTTGCGCGTTAGTGAACAAGATAAAGCCGCACTTGAAGAATTATACGACCGCTACGAAAAAATCCTTTTCTCTTTTCTTTATAAAATGCTCGAAGATCGAGGATTGGCTGAAGAGGTATTACAAGAAGTGTTTATCAAGATTTGGCGTGGTAAAGGGGTTTACGACGAAAGCAAAGGAAAATTTTCTTCGTGGCTATTCCGAATGGCGCAAAATACAGCCATCGATTTGATCCGAAAACAAAAAAAGCCTACTGTACCGATTGAAGAGGCCAGTCAAATGGTCAGCAATGATGAGCCAGTGGTAGAACAAGTAGTTTGGCAAGAAAAGAAAACGCAGATTGAAATGGCCGTTCAGCATTTATCTGCAGAACAACAAAAAATGATTGATTTGTTTTACTTTAAAGGACATACACATGAAACAATCGCAGATATGTGTGATATTCCACTGGGAACTGTTAAGAGTCGAATACGATTAGCGTTAAAAAAATTAAAAATATCACTGCATGGGTTGCAGGAAAGGGGGGCTTACGATGACTAA